From the Coffea eugenioides isolate CCC68of chromosome 1, Ceug_1.0, whole genome shotgun sequence genome, the window GTATATCAAtgtgttttttttattattaaatttaaattttgttaggAGTTCCACACACATTTACCTCAGTTGAAACATTTTTGTGCCCGATCTGAACGTGCAAGtcgtctcttttttttttttttggtcgaaaCGTTAGTTGTGCAAGTCGTCTCTCGCTCAATTCAATTCTTTccaaacaaatttaaaaaaatcccTAACCTCCTCACTGGATTCTTACCTGATTCCCTGACATTAttatgaatttcttcaaatccaTTTTATCAGATGATCCGGACCCTCCGCATCCCCAGAAAACCCAGGAATCAGAACCCAATTCCCCACCACCCAGTTCATCTCAGGATTCTGACGAAGAAAGCGGAGTCGTTGCTAAGAGCCCCAATGCAAACTCCAACCCTAATTCATCACCTGTCGCGGGAACTAGTTCTACTACTAGTAGCGTCGGTGGATGGAGCTTCGGTGGCTTGATCAAGACCTTAGCCTCCCAATCGGAGTCGGTGCTCGAGACTTACCGTCGCGATTTGCAGGAGTTTGGTTCGGGTCTGAGGAAAGAATCTCAACTCTTCCGGGAAGTTGCCGGTCGAGCCGTCAGGGATCTCCCGGCTTCGATCGAGGTTGGCGCTTCGGTTGCTCATGGATCTCTGGAATCGGTCACCCACGCTATTGACGGCGTGATCAAATCCACGGCTGATATCATCTCCCACGGTAAAGACACTGTCATTTCATCCTCCGATGTTGAATCGGAAACACCTGATGCCAGTCGGGTCTCGGGTTCGGGTAGATACAGCTGGTTCGATGCTCAATTGAATGTCATTCAGGGTGATGTGAATACTTTCTCTGAAGAGCCTGAGGATTTGGAGGACTATGAGGAGTGGAAATCAGGATTTTCTCTGGACGAGAAGGGAGAGGAAGTTGAGGATTTGATTGGAGAAAATGGAGTCTTGGAGGGTGTTTACAGAAAAATGGTCCCTAATGTTGTTGATATTGAGACCTTCTGGTGTAGGTACTTTTATAGAGTCCATAAGCTTAAACAGCAAGAGAGGGTAAGAGCTCGTCTTGTGAAGAGAGCAATTTCGATTGATGATGAGGAAGAACTCTCTTGGGATGTAGATGACGATGTTGAAACTCAACTAGACAAGAACACGAAATCAAAAGGCCATGAATTGGAAAAGAAAGTATTGGGGGAACAAAATGCATCCGCTATTGTGGAACAAAAGAGCACTGGTGATGAAACTCAACTAGACAAGAACGCAAAATCAAAGGGACATGAATTGGAAGAGAAAGCATTGGGTGAACAAAACTCATCCTCTGTTGTGGAAGAAAAGAGTATTGGTGATGGAAAATTGAAGGTAAGTCCTGCAGCTGTTAGCAGAAATGTAGAAGATAAGTCCGCTGGTGATAATGTTGATGACAAAGCTAATGTAGTGGAGTTGAGGGAGGTAAGTTTGCCCGATGACAAGACACAGGTTGAAGAGAGTTCTCCTCAagtgaagaaagaagagaaattgGTGAAGGACGATGATAAGGGAGACTTGGATGGCAAGGTTGATCAGTCTGAAACCACTAAGCACAGTGATGTTTCAGTTGTGTCAAGGCAGCAGTCTGTGCACAGCAAGGaggtggtggaggaggaggaggacaTGGGGTGGGATGAGATTGAGGATATTGGAAGCGGTGATGAGAGGACAGCGTATTCCAACAATCAAGGTGGGAGCCCAAATAGAGCTGATGTGAGGAAGCGGCTGAGTGTGGCTGAAGTAGATGAAGACTTGAGTTGGGATATTGAAGAAGATGATTGACCTGTGAAAGTCGTCTGGCTGTAAAAGAAATGGATATGGAAGTTACAATGACCCTGTTAAAGCTCAAACCCGAGATAAGAGTCAAAAGCTGGAAAGTGTACGGGAACACCATAAGCATTTCCAAACTCATAACAACTAAACGTCAAGCATTTGGAACTGTCGAAGTTGATCAATTTGTTTGATTCTTTTCAAGATTTCTATATATTGTAACTTTTCAGTTTGACAGGGTGGAGAGTTCTCTATTACCTCGTTTATGAAACTGGAATTGTTTATGCCGCTATAAACCCCTGTTCAGTGAATCAAAGTGAGCGTGTTATAGTTTGTGATCGCCTTCTGTTTCATTTCTTGGACTATATCCTGCATTTAATTGAGTTTTTGATGGATCAGATGTGATTTAATTATCAGTTTTTGGGCATAATTTAGTAGCATTATACTGCACTGTGTTAAGGAAGAAATTTTCGGTTCTAGTTACTTCACCAATAAAGACCGGGTGTGGTTAGATTTTTGGTATGTTCAAAAGCAAGCTGCTTCATCAGTATTGGGTAAATCTGCAGCGCTACCACTTACAGTTGAGATGTTTGCATGCCTGAGAGCTGCTGTTTCACACTTTCACTGATAGAACTTATTGCAGTTCTGACAAATTCAGCTTCATTGTCTGTTGGGGAATTGAAAGGAACCAAAAGATTACCTAATAATTTTTTGTTCAAGCATTGTAGTCTTGCCTAATTATCCTAAATTCTCGTTTTTGTTTTACTAATAGTCATCTCATGGCAGTTTGGGCTGACTCTATATTCTCGAGCATCCTTTGTGATACGTGATAAATTTCTTTACAAGAGATGCTCTCTCTTTCAATTGTCAATTTCCTCAAGAGTGGTAGTGTGTCAGTATGGGCCAGTGGTAGTGCGATAACTGATGCAGCTTACTTCGACCGAACGACCACTGAAGCAGTGGAAGCATTATTACTACTCATATACCCCGTATAGATTGCACCAACCTTGAGTGGTTTACGCTTTAGATTGTAGAACGGGTATATTTGCACATGGAAGGCAAACCAGAAAGCACTGGTCAATCACAAAGCTCAAAAATTGTTCCAAAAGAGGAGGAAATGATATGTAATGAACAATTCCAACTATGCTCTAAATAGCTAACGGGCATACAAAATTCAGTCACTATTCAACCTAAACCACTTGAAACTAACTCTCGAGCCTACATTGATTTCGCAGCTGAGGAAGCGATTAACAAGCAACATCAAAGCCTGAGGAGTGCAAATACCTTAGCACCAGAGCCTCATTTTACAAGATACTAGCTCATTTAGACCATGACATAAACCACTTGAACAGATTTACGTTTTGAGCCAATTCCATTCACACACTAACGCGTGGATCAGAGTTGGTATCCGTTTTACATGCTTCAACAGGAGAAGGCAATGCTAGAAGCCGACCCTTTTGGGCACGTGGAGGAAGATGCTTGGCAGGTCTTCTTGATCCAACAGTCCATGGCAGGAAAACCCCTGTACCGCCGCGTGATACCCTTCTGGGGCTCACAACCATTGGACGCAAGGGAGCTAACATCACAACCGGGGTCCGCAAGGCACCCCACTTTGGAATCATGTCCATTGCCTCAAAGCCTGCATGCACTCCGTTCGCTGTTGGGTGTGGGGTTGGAACTCCTGGCTGCCATAGAGTCATGGCACTGGTTGGGGATGCCGTTGGCATTAAGGTGCTTTCTTCCTCCATGCGGACTTTGAAGAATGTGATGCTCACCCTCTTGTTTGGGGATGAGCACATAACATGTCTTGCAACGTCAGCACTGTTTGCTCTCATGACCACTAAAGACCTGTTGGATTTAAACAAATGAAGTTGCACTATAGTATCAGCTTTTGAGCGTAGGCTGTAATAAGAGAGTGAATTCTCTTAAAAGAAAGatatttgagaaaaagaaaaagagattgaTGAGTAACAAGGGGTCTTGAATAGAATGCTGAAATATGTATCTAGCTCTCTCGAAGCCTTGGAAGTACCATCAAACATGAGGTTTTGTCCATACTATATTTTCCACTGTTCACTAAGCCACTAGTCGATCTTAATGTTGTCAGCATCCTCTCATATCCGAATGTCATGTTCACAAAGcaaatctaaaatgaaaaatgaattaCCAGAACTCAAATTACTCTCATTAAGTACATACCCTTCTTTTACAGGAAGCATGAGTGGTCCTCTATAGTTGCCTTCATTGCCATTGACGAGAGTGCGACCAAAAGCCATTGTTGACTGCGACAGGAGGAGGGTGGAGATTGGCTGGTCCAGATGTGGCGGTTTAAGGAAAGGCTGCGAGTATTCACCCTGCGATGAACTAAATTAAATTAGAATTGATACCGAGATAATGCAAGCCTCACAACATGGGTTGTTTAATAGCGACTGCAACTTTCTCTTCTGACATAGCCAGTTAACCACCGCACTCTAGCagataatgaacacaaaattaTGATACAAGGCAAAGAAATATACCTCATCAAAGAAGTTGATGATGCAGCCATTTGGTCTTTTGTTATCTGATATAATATGCCATTGAATCAGGTGATCAACAACACCTTGGAGAAGAGCTGGAATTGGCTCAATATGGCCTGGAAATACATCAAATTTTCAGAGAGAGTGCAGAATATAAGCCCCCCAATGTGGTTAAGAATAAAAGATTCCTCAAGGATTAGAGGAGCATCCAGCATTAAACCTCATCAAGCAAGATATCTAACAGACATTGCATGTCTTACTCTTTGGACATTTACTTGTAGCTTCGTTTATTTGTCCAAAAACTGGAACCCCAAGCTGAATCATCTCTCTCTTGTTTCCTTTCATTTGCTGGTTGTACAGAATGAAGGTCTCTCCTGAACCAATTTCAATCGAGTCAGTCATCATTTCAATTTATACATACTTTCTGCAAACTAAAAGAATGACTTCGTCAAAAGGCAAATGATCAACTGAAAAATGACCAAGACGGTAGGAATTGAATCAGACGACCCCTATCACGCACGACAAAAATAGTAATTATGAGGTGTGAGCCTCAAGCTCCTGTTCACGtaactctatatatatatatatatttctgtTGACACAGGCAATAAACTGTGATCACATAGCCCCATAAcaggaaaaaaaagggaacaaaaccATAAAGTAAAATGAATTGCCCAAACCTGCTCCAAGCAAAACTACAGAGATGTCCTTTACTATCTCAAAACTGCGTCCGAAAAGGAAAACAAGTTTAACTATAAAAGCATCACGAATCACGGGGTCCACCTGAGAGTTCACCATTCTGGCCAGCAACCCGGATTTCATTCACGAAGTCATTCAACTTAGAGAGCTCAGTATCATTAAAGATGTCTTCATACAACTTCAGTCCTCTCACAACATTCACCTGTCACTCACAACAGAATCTCAGGTCAATAATTAAGGCAGCAGAGGATGAGATGAGATTTCAAGCTTACTTGATTACATCTACTCgtttttttcaaatatatatatatatatatatatatatatatattgaaactGTGTGCcatcaaaagaaaaaacttgCCATGTGCCCTTTGAATGGCTCCCTGGCTACGAATCCTTTCGTAATCTTAATCTTCTCTCGACGTGCCTGACATTCTTCATGACGAGAACAAATATCACTATTTTCTAGTGACGGCGGCACTTCATGAGACCCTGCAGTTCAGTAGAGACTAACAGAACTATAGCACCTAGTCTTGTGACAGTAGAAAACAAAAGCAGAAACAGAGTATTGACATCTGAGAAATTTGGTGCTCGGGTAGTCGACAACCACAATAAGCTCGATGAAAATGTGCGTCATATTTGAGGAACTAAATAGCTTTACATGAATGGAGCAAAAGAATTGTGTTACGGGAATCGGACGGTAAATATAACAAATAGCTCTTGCTGTCAACAATGGATTGCGACTCCAGAAACAAGGAGGACACCATTTAAGAGAAGGCAAATGTGGTGGCGGGGCAGGACCCGATGAGTTTCTTTAACAGAGGAATCATTTATTAGTTACATCAATTAATGGATTTAAATCAAGACCTCTCTGATTTTGCCGAGCAAATACAATGATGACAAACACTTTCTTGGAATGAAGCAAGTGTACCAAATTGATATCTAACTTCGGCATTATGAAattattaaggaaaaaaaaaattctcagtTGATTATTCATTCAAAGCTACAGCAGAGAGCAAATTAAACAGGTtgtcaatcaatcaatcaatcaatggTCAACACATGAAAGAGGTGCAAATTTCTTTGATGGCAAAGGAAAGGGATCTGATCCGTGGAACAATGGGACATCCTGCAGAGTGGAGATTAGAGGACC encodes:
- the LOC113783706 gene encoding BSD domain-containing protein 1, translating into MNFFKSILSDDPDPPHPQKTQESEPNSPPPSSSQDSDEESGVVAKSPNANSNPNSSPVAGTSSTTSSVGGWSFGGLIKTLASQSESVLETYRRDLQEFGSGLRKESQLFREVAGRAVRDLPASIEVGASVAHGSLESVTHAIDGVIKSTADIISHGKDTVISSSDVESETPDASRVSGSGRYSWFDAQLNVIQGDVNTFSEEPEDLEDYEEWKSGFSLDEKGEEVEDLIGENGVLEGVYRKMVPNVVDIETFWCRYFYRVHKLKQQERVRARLVKRAISIDDEEELSWDVDDDVETQLDKNTKSKGHELEKKVLGEQNASAIVEQKSTGDETQLDKNAKSKGHELEEKALGEQNSSSVVEEKSIGDGKLKVSPAAVSRNVEDKSAGDNVDDKANVVELREVSLPDDKTQVEESSPQVKKEEKLVKDDDKGDLDGKVDQSETTKHSDVSVVSRQQSVHSKEVVEEEEDMGWDEIEDIGSGDERTAYSNNQGGSPNRADVRKRLSVAEVDEDLSWDIEEDD
- the LOC113766912 gene encoding RNA demethylase ALKBH10B, which gives rise to MPPAAGVVAQSDRVPVVGPMVMPTVMQPAPGVMPEAYAKDAIIAWFRGEFAAANAIIDALCSHLKQLEGGGGSEYESVFAAIHRRRLNWIPILQMQKYYSIADVALELRKVAATKMMERERIAGEAEAKKKKKKKDAEEEMNKVAAAAGDIAIPLKEKAGENPVSEEEETISIGDENGNGEVVGDGQDSTKDDSLAESEITDAGSHEVPPSLENSDICSRHEECQARREKIKITKGFVAREPFKGHMVNVVRGLKLYEDIFNDTELSKLNDFVNEIRVAGQNGELSGETFILYNQQMKGNKREMIQLGVPVFGQINEATSKCPKSHIEPIPALLQGVVDHLIQWHIISDNKRPNGCIINFFDEGEYSQPFLKPPHLDQPISTLLLSQSTMAFGRTLVNGNEGNYRGPLMLPVKEGSLVVMRANSADVARHVMCSSPNKRVSITFFKVRMEEESTLMPTASPTSAMTLWQPGVPTPHPTANGVHAGFEAMDMIPKWGALRTPVVMLAPLRPMVVSPRRVSRGGTGVFLPWTVGSRRPAKHLPPRAQKGRLLALPSPVEACKTDTNSDPRVSV